The window GCGGCACCGCCGCCGGCCGGGATCTCGACGATCTCGTTGAAGACAGGGTTCTCATAGGCGAGATACCTGCCGTCGGGCGACCACGCCGGCTTGGTCGCGCCGTTCTGCTCCTGGGTGATCTGGGTCAGTCCGGTCCTGCCGTCGGCGCCGACGCTGAACAGCTGCGGGACTCCGTTGGCGTCGTTCCGGACGAAGACGATCCTCGTGCCGTCCGGCGAGTACGCAGCCTGCGCGGCGTTCGCGATCAGAAGCGACGTGGTGCCGTTGCTGAACCGGTAGGTGTCGGGCGGACCGGTCACCTTGTCGCATTGGAGGATCACGCTGTAGTCCGGTGCGATGCTCGGGAACTCGTCACCCTGGCAATTGACGTCCCTGGTCGACGCGGGTCCAAGCGGGAGGACGTAGCCGTGCCCGGCCTGCGAGCCGTCGGTCGCGAAGGACACCAGACCGGTGTCGGGGGTGAACGCCACCATGAAGGAGCCGTCCGGGCTCACCGCGGGCTCGCTGTACAGGGCGTTCTCGTCGCCCGCGATGCCCGTGGCGACCTTCTGCCGCCCGGTGCCGTCGGGGCGGACGCTGGAAATACCGGGGCCGGATGTCGACAGCAGCCGGGTCCCCAGAGGCGTCCACGCCGTGCGGCCGGTGTCGCCGGCTGTCGTGCTGGCCGGCGGCGTGCTCCCCGAAGCGGGGAGCGGAACGGTGGCGATCTGTGTGCCGCCGGTACCGCGTCCCGGGTTGGAGATCACCGCCTGGCCGCGGCGGAAGGTGATCGGGGCGATGCTGCCGGACGGGGCCGCCGGCGGCAGGCCGGTCGGCGCGCCGACCGGGGCGGGGCCGGTGGCGTTGTACCGCACCAGGCCCTGGACTGTCTGACCGGTGAAGCCGACCGCACGGAAGTGGGCCTCGAACTGCGTCACAGCGCCACCGCTCCAGGCCAGCTGGTCGATGGTGAAACTCCCCGTCTGGTACTCGCTGCCGCCGTTGAGTTCCAGCACCGGAGCAGTCCCTGATCCGGCATAGGTCGCGTTGTTGTACGTCGTACCGGCCGCGAGCGGGGCACCGTTCTCGGCGTTCGCGAACATCACGGAGAACGTCGCGCCGCCCGGCAGACCGCTGACGTTCGCGGTGACCTCGGACGTCGAAGCGTTCTGCACGCCGCTCACGGCCACCGTCTGGCCTGGCGGCACGGCCTGTCCGGTCCAGTTCACGACCGGGTAGTCCGTGGGCGAGGAATCCACGGCGACCTCGGTCGCCGGCGGATCGCCCGCGGACGCCGGCGAGGTGGCGGCCAGGGCCGACATCACCGAAGGTCCCAGAGCGGTGAGCGTCCCCACCGCGATTACAGAAAGACGTTGCGCGCGCATTCGCGCCCCTCCCCGGGTATGCGGTCCCCAATGGACCGCGCGCGGTCCATTGGGGACCCCGCGCGCGCGATCTTACATTCGCGCATCGGCACATGGACGCTTGTATTCAGCCC is drawn from Catenulispora sp. GP43 and contains these coding sequences:
- a CDS encoding cell wall-binding repeat-containing protein, with product MRAQRLSVIAVGTLTALGPSVMSALAATSPASAGDPPATEVAVDSSPTDYPVVNWTGQAVPPGQTVAVSGVQNASTSEVTANVSGLPGGATFSVMFANAENGAPLAAGTTYNNATYAGSGTAPVLELNGGSEYQTGSFTIDQLAWSGGAVTQFEAHFRAVGFTGQTVQGLVRYNATGPAPVGAPTGLPPAAPSGSIAPITFRRGQAVISNPGRGTGGTQIATVPLPASGSTPPASTTAGDTGRTAWTPLGTRLLSTSGPGISSVRPDGTGRQKVATGIAGDENALYSEPAVSPDGSFMVAFTPDTGLVSFATDGSQAGHGYVLPLGPASTRDVNCQGDEFPSIAPDYSVILQCDKVTGPPDTYRFSNGTTSLLIANAAQAAYSPDGTRIVFVRNDANGVPQLFSVGADGRTGLTQITQEQNGATKPAWSPDGRYLAYENPVFNEIVEIPAGGGAAVGSIPDADDPTWTVSPATTHVVREWGPDRHATAIAASQLNFANHGDTADPKRAQAGAVVLARDDNFADALGGSALAVHENAPLLVTPTGSLNAGVAAEISRVLAPGGKVYLLGGTSALSPAVAQALAAKHYQVERLAGDTRYGTAVAIARVVDPHPRTVIIATGADFPDALSAGATGLPVLLTEGATMPPDTAAYLNGLNPDPSSGGTQLITVGGPGDKALIAGYQNHEMPRWPSQISRLPLAGSTRYATSMMVAQTFFSGETDAAVATGLSWPDALSGGAMVGHRGGPLLLTNPSGMSPALLAYLGGESASLYALHLLGGPAALPNVIAQQGAGVIGVPGHVSIDSLEPGGVVPLAAHIAGESPKATDARRQSGSTAGGRPQAVRQ